From the Halobacteriovorax sp. GB3 genome, the window TTAAGTGAATTTGAATAATATATATTACTTTTTAAGACATGCAGATACCGATAGAAGTCAAGATATTCATTTTAGTGAACATCCATTGTCTTCCTTAGGTCACTCTCAGGCAAGGGCAACCTCTTCTCAATTAATAGATTTAGATATTGATATGATATACTGTAGCCCGTTTGCGAGGGCCAAGCAGACAGTAGGGCCATATGCAAAAGAACGTGGAGTAGATCCTATCGTAGCTGATGAACTGTGTGGGCGTATAATAAAAAATCTTCCAAGAGAAAAGACCTGGGAGTTTTTTAAGCAAAGTTGGTTGGACTTTAATTATACTGAGTATGGTGCTGAGACAGCACAGGAATGTATAGATAGAGTTTCTTCTCTTTTTTCTAAGTTGGATAAACAGCACTCTGGCAAAAGAATACTTCTTGTATCGCACTCAAATCCTATATCATTATTTTTGAGTACGATTGATAAAACTATTGGTTATGAATGGTTTAAGAATATGAAGTCACCTTCGTTATTTGAATTGAACTCAAGTAATTCAACTTTAAGTTACACCGAAATTGAGCTGTAGTCTCGGTGCCCTGTTACACCGAATTTGTGAAACATCCTGAAAAACAATGAACTAACATGAAATAGAATGAAAGAAGAAAAACGCTGAAAGCCTTTGTCGATCGACAAGTTCATGATTTTGTTAAAGTTTAATTATAGGTTAAAGATAGATCGGGTAGTTCTGGGAGACCAAGAGGCGCCTTTATTACTAGTAACCTGTTAAATTTGAAGAAGTACGTTAGTAGGTGCTATAAGCCTCGGGTAGTTCGGGCAGATGAAATTGTAGTGTTTAAAAATACCGTCGCTGTAGATCGGGTAGTTCAGGTATTGTTACTTTTATAGGGGTGGTTGGTAAATTTGCCAACTGTGATATACTGTTAATTACATGAAGGTTAGGTTTGATTGAAAGGCCTAGTGGTTTAGAAGCTGTTGAAGTTAATATTGAGTTTAATTTTCTAAACTATACAAAGTTAGAGATTGATTTAGCTCATGTAAATAAAGATGGTAGGTCTTCTTACTCTTGTGAAGATGTTGCTGAGATTGTTTCACATTTGTTAAACGGTCTTAGACTAGAGGCCAGTGATGAAAAAGCATTTGGAGAAGAAATATGCTCTTACTTTGTTAGAAGTGGAGCATTTGAAGAAAAGAATTATAAACTGGTTTTTTGTATATGTAGTGATAGACCAGAATCAATTGGAGTAATAACACTCCATTGAGTGAGGTAAGTATGAACCCTTATGAAGTAGACATTGATAAA encodes:
- a CDS encoding histidine phosphatase family protein, whose amino-acid sequence is MNLNNIYYFLRHADTDRSQDIHFSEHPLSSLGHSQARATSSQLIDLDIDMIYCSPFARAKQTVGPYAKERGVDPIVADELCGRIIKNLPREKTWEFFKQSWLDFNYTEYGAETAQECIDRVSSLFSKLDKQHSGKRILLVSHSNPISLFLSTIDKTIGYEWFKNMKSPSLFELNSSNSTLSYTEIEL